The proteins below are encoded in one region of Triticum aestivum cultivar Chinese Spring chromosome 1B, IWGSC CS RefSeq v2.1, whole genome shotgun sequence:
- the LOC123092499 gene encoding cytochrome P450 94A2 — MEIAHLAYVLLFLFAAVVLYVQRRRVSPSTKPRTAYCPHPNPVLGNTVEFIRNRGRFFDWYADMLRASPSNTIEAWGALGASHAVTTADPAAVDHLLRASFANYNRGAQFRAAQSDLIGDGLFGADGRLWSLQRKLASYAFSSRSLRRFSEDVLAVHLGRRFLPFLDGAAGSGEVVDLQEALRRFAFDNICYVAFGVESSTLLEWGDPRHQALFAAFDTAVEISFMRTLTAPTPVRKLTKLLNIGKSRRLREAVGVIDDHAMSVIEAKEVSQRNSRDEGDPDLLSRFMAAMDEEDGGGELAAMFPTPEAKRRFLRDVVVSFVLAGKDTTTSALTWFFWLLAANPRCERRVHDEVSRSPDGNVKGMHYLHAAITEAMRLYPPVPFNGRVAVADDVLPDGTAVRAGWYANYSAYAMGRMEKLWGENFLEFAPERWLGDSGEFAPVDAARYPVFHAGPRACLGKEMAYMQMKTVASAVLRRFRLDVVAPTASMESPPAYEMTGTMKIKGGLQVQLRMSDANKSSLATSGSGQEVD, encoded by the coding sequence ATGGAGATCGCGCACCTCGCGTAcgtgctcctcttcctcttcgccgccgTCGTACTTTATGTCCAGCGCCGCCGAGTTTCTCCGTCGACGAAGCCAAGAACGGCGTACTGTCCTCACCCGAACCCCGTTCTGGGCAACACCGTGGAGTTCATCCGCAACCGCGGGAGGTTCTTCGACTGGTACGCCGACATGCTGCGCGCGTCGCCGTCCAACACCATCGAGGCGTGGGGGGCCTTGGGCGCCAGCCACGCCGTGACCACCGCCGACCCGGCCGCCGTCGACCACCTGCTGCGCGCAAGCTTCGCCAACTACAACCGTGGCGCGCAATTCCGCGCGGCGCAGTCCGACCTCATCGGCGACGGCCTCTTCGGCGCCGATGGCCGCCTCTGGAGCCTCCAGCGCAAGCTGGCGTCATACGCTTTCTCCTCCCGCTCGCTACGGCGTTTCAGCGAAGACGTCCTCGCCGTTCACCTCGGCCGTCGCTTCCTGCCGTTCCTCGATGGCGCCGCGGGGTCCGGCGAGGTCGTCGACCTGCAGGAGGCGCTGCGTCGGTTCGCGTTTGACAACATCTGCTACGTCGCCTTCGGCGTCGAGAGCTCCACGCTCCTCGAGTGGGGTGACCCCCGGCACCAGGCGCTCTTCGCGGCGTTCGATACGGCCGTCGAGATCTCCTTCATGAGGACGTTGACGGCGCCCACACCGGTGCGGAAGCTCACGAAGCTTCTCAACATCGGCAAGTCgcgccggctccgagaagccgtcGGCGTCATAGACGACCACGCCATGTCCGTCATCGAAGCCAAGGAGGTGAGCCAGAGAAACAGCCGCGATGAGGGCGATCCGGACCTGCTCTCCCGGTTCATGGCGGCCATggacgaggaggacggcggcggtgaACTCGCCGCCATGTTCCCCACGCCGGAGGCCAAACGCCGATTCCTGCGGGACGTGGTCGTCAGCTTCGTTCTCGCCGGCAAGGACACGACGACCTCGGCCCTGACGTGGTTCTTCTGGCTCCTCGCCGCGAACCCGCGGTGCGAGCGGCGCGTCCACGACGAGGTGTCGCGGTCGCCGGACGGCAACGTGAAAGGCATGCACTACCTGCACGCCGCGATCACCGAGGCGATGCGCCTGTACCCGCCGGTTCCCTTCAACGGGCGGGTAGCCGTCGCCGACGACGTCCTCCCGGACGGCACGGCGGTGCGCGCCGGCTGGTACGCCAACTACTCGGCGTACGCGATGGGGCGGATGGAGAAGCTGTGGGGCGAGAACTTCCTGGAGTTCGCGCCGGAGCGCTGGCTCGGTGACAGCGGCGAGTTCGCGCCAGTGGACGCGGCGCGTTATCCGGTGTTCCACGCCGGGCCGCGTGCGTGTCTCGGGAAGGAGATGGCCTACATGCAGATGAAGACGGTCGCGTCAGCCGTCCTTCGGAGGTTCAGGTTGGACGTGGTGGCACCGACGGCCAGTATGGAGTCGCCGCCGGCGTACGAGATGACCGGCACGATGAAGATTAAAGGCGGGCTTCAAGTGCAGCTCCGGATGAGTGATGCTAACAAGTCTTCGTTGGCCACGTCGGGATCTGGACAAGAAGTGGACTAA